From Serinicoccus profundi, the proteins below share one genomic window:
- the rplR gene encoding 50S ribosomal protein L18, producing the protein MAQIVKRAKSKTAARGRRHVRLRKKVTGTAERPRIVVNRSSRHVFVQLVDDTKSATLASASTMEADLRALDGDKTAKAKRVGELLAERAKAAGVDAAVFDRGGNRYAGRVAAIAEGAREGGLAL; encoded by the coding sequence ATGGCACAGATCGTCAAGCGCGCCAAGAGCAAGACCGCAGCACGGGGCCGTCGTCACGTGCGGCTGCGCAAGAAGGTCACCGGGACCGCCGAGCGTCCGCGCATCGTCGTCAACCGGTCCTCGCGTCACGTCTTCGTCCAGCTCGTGGACGACACCAAGAGCGCCACCCTGGCGTCCGCGTCGACCATGGAGGCGGACCTCCGCGCCCTGGACGGCGACAAGACGGCCAAGGCCAAGCGGGTCGGCGAGCTGCTCGCCGAGCGCGCGAAGGCTGCGGGCGTCGACGCAGCGGTCTTCGACCGTGGCGGCAACCGTTACGCCGGCCGCGTGGCCGCGATCGCGGAGGGCGCCCGCGAGGGCGGCCTGGCGCTCTGA